The genomic DNA TTATAAGAGATAATGATTgtattattttatctcaaacaTATTATGTAGCACCCTagatttaaaatcatcatttaaagatattaatttgaagataatattattttaatatttatattaagtaATGAGATTTGTTCTTAAAGAATTTATGGATTATATGAGTATCATaggaatgaatttttatttgaaatcatTATATCCTAAGGTTTAGGATAGATTATAACTTGATAATTTAGTTGGTGactttaagagatatgatgGTATAATGATACATATTATACATTTGAAGGAAAGTTAGCTTTAAGGGATAGCTGATTTGGTGTTAGCAAACGAAGAAGGGTGTGAGAATTTTTAGAAGAGAttagatataattttaataaggattggaCCCAATGTGTTGTTAATAATGCTCATCTCTTATTATATAGGACTGGACCCCTTCATGTATAATGCacaccattttctttcttttcctttatttattcctCTCTTTTACCATAAGCCCCCACCCACtgtcttttcttcctttcttatttttctaccAACACGCCAACCCCTTTCTTCCCCACCTTTTCCCAACGCCACTTACTACCACTCATTactcctttcatttttcttccttccttcttttaCCCTGCGGCatggaattttcttttcatattcttGCCTTCACTTACTTTCATTGCTTTATTACCTAATGGAGAGCAAGAAACgagaagatagagagagagccttacggatgtaagaaagagaagacagGGGATGAGAGATGTTGGTATAGAGTGAGAGATGGACAGAGaagcatgagaaagagaaagagggtgAGATGTTGAGAGGGAGAAACAGAGATTGAGAAGATGGTCAAGAGAGAGATttgcagaataataaaaatgggttcttcaaaggtaaaattcttcttcctttacCTATGGGtgtttgattttaagttgagtaaTAGGTCTTAGATGAGAACCTTATGATTTAATCAGGCTAATATTGGATGGTTTCACTCTTGAGGATTTTGAATTAGTTTTGggagttgattctctatttttGGGCTAAGTTATAAGATGTTTTGGGTTGGATTTTAATGTGTTAACTTCCCTAAAGGAGTAGACTAGAGTATTTGATTTTGGTAATTCCTAGTTAGATTTCTTGAGGCTTAGTCGAATGAGTTGTTCTTGATTGTTGGGTATCAATTTCTGGAAGAACCCGTGAGTGGTATTTTGGGGGTTTGATGTTTAAAGTCTTGTTTTTAGTTGACTTTTGGGTAGTGgggagttaattgattttcgtgaattgttattaatttagttgtgaATAAACAGAATGGAACAACaagatatattttttaagatgATTAATTAGCAGTTTAAAGATTGCTCATAGCCTCaatctagaggtaagtaaattcactacttcttctaaaattacttcatgtcatactatttatatattcttgtattaaactgtaaataattattttatttaccatcataaagatatgttgcatgcatgaaaaatttctaaatgaattatttagaaagcttctatttcttttaaattcttTCTAAATACagtaagtttatatttgaaaaagtttacattttaagaaaagaaacttgagaaatgatgatgattatatatatatatatatatatatatatataaaaaaaaagaatgatggTAAActctcctacatgttgccctaagatgcatcaagagaagtacaagagatgagatgaatgtttataaaatgagggcacatgtatggaggagagtatttttggccccaagacaAGTAAGAATGAGAGGaattcggtaccgatactcggatgaaggcgaaaccactgaaggaggctatgcaagaaggtggtattcaATTAACAtaaccgttgagtgcaccaataagagttaattgacggtcgggcatggctgaggccacagttcagtgccatggtcataAGGACCCACAAcactcgtacacaggggtaataatGTACATAggccctattatgagataaTAATTAAAGATAAATGCATTGATGATTTGTAACGATGAATTATaatgatgttttatttttataatgatGAATTATGACGATGATCATTATAAATGCATTGATGATTTATAACAATGAATTATAATGATGAattatgacgatgatctattgctagatgtaatagtatatatatgactggttgtatatttatttgtgaaaacattttttcaaactggGGACAaagagtaaaactatttatggttgtggattttgcttactgggccccctttggcctatttcttattcttaggTAAGTAGCAAGCTGGAATACAAGTCTAGAATGGGAGCggaaatatattatccaataatTTGTAATAAgcactctgatagaccttataaatcttttgtaaaaaaattttgttgtaaaagaagaaaagtggcaaattcagccttaacgggctggggatgttacatattatgttgaaagatgcttaaaagatttgaaCACTTTGATTATCTACCcatgtctacaccatatgattcaaaagTACACTTGACTAAAAGTCACAATGTTGGTGTTTTGCGAGAAAAATTTACACAAATCATTGATActttgatgttttgacaaattaTACATGCCCTAATATTGCATATGTTGTTAGCAGATTTAGTAGATATactcaaaccaaaaacaaatttgaatttccaTAGAAAGACTGCCAAAAAAAGCACTACTCCAAAAACGCAGATACCAAAAAATCTCAGAGTAACTCATAGATCGAAGATGCCCAAAATCTTAAAAGCGAAAGTAAAAAGGCTCTAAAGCAAGGTGGCTTAATTATCGTCATGACGTTTCTGTCGATTCTCTGGTGGTGATTTTAGTCGTGCTAAGAAACCCAACAGCCTATCCAGAGATGGACACAAGAATtggtggggaagatgaagacgacagcATGGACAATGAAtcggtggggaagatgaagatgatggcgGCACATGGGGATATAAatggattatgtttatttaatttgacgtggagtgtgtgCTGAGtctcaaaatgacgtgaaaaaacttatttataattttttaaaagtaaaaaaaaaaaaaaaaaaacacacgaaccttatttttattgggtctGAGGTGGCAATGAAACCGTTTTTGTTAAgttatttaacggaaaatgagtttagggagtaaaatgttattttggctttaccttagggacctataaattataatttaaaccacatagagtgatttgtaaattaagcCAACTACATGGAccgattttgcatttatccttaaaaaataaatagaattatggggaaagtccacttaacccccttaaactaccactcaattgacaatgtccccccccccaaaaaaaaactttcaattgtgataatatccctcccaaactacaaaaaattgtcaatgttcccccaatgacgaaattaccctaaaaaaaaaaaaaaaaaactaaaaaactaaaactaaaactaaaacttctagaaaaaacctaaaactaacaaaaaaaaaaaaaaaatccgaacgttggcctttttttttttaataaaaagaaatcaattttataagaaaaaaattaaaaaaatttcgattttttttattttttatttttttataaaaattgaaaattttcgttttcattttgtatttttttttgttttttaaaattaaataaaaaaatagttttttttttttaaataaaaatttccgttttaaaaaaaacaaattaaaaatttttgtttaaaaaaattgttttttaaaaaaatattatttttaaattaaaatttttcattttttaaaaaaattattattttttttcaatttataagggtatttttgtcttattgagaaatttataggagcatttttgtcttattgttagtcttagggggacattgacaatgttttagtagtttgaagggAATACTATCATAActgaaagtttgagagagacATTGTCATCTGGGTTTTACCCTGTATAATTATAGACTGAGCCTAGCCAGCTAATCAAAACGTTTCTCCTTTCTCCTCGGACGTACGAGATTTCATTCTCCTCTTCAAACTTCTCCTCTCAAAATCCGTTTTGCCGGTAAGGccatagaaaaatagaaaaaattaattctcCATGGATATAATCGATGCTCATGCACAAGTAGCCTAAAAACAAAACCAGCTCTTCAACGCTGCTTCTTgtgaagagggaaaaaaagatTGGGAGAAAAACTCTCCAAAGGtactcatttcccactctcctTTATGGCTCAAAGTGACGTTCAAGTTTAGAGgtctttaattttgattatatattttctgattgCATTTTGGTTCGGTGGGTAATTTGCCTACGCTATCAAGTGTTAGATATCAGTCATTGTGGGTTTGGCTCAAATTTCTTGGAAACAAAATGGGTATAATTACATTGATCCAGATTCACAGGCACAGATAATATCCACCAAAAGTTTGTCATTGGCTCAGTTCTGAAGCACTATGGCCTCAAGCTTCTGATAAGTAGCAATCGATTACCTTAACCCAGATATAATTCAAGTTACTTAGTTtcaaaaaagtaagaattttaagccaaggaaaaaaaaagtgtggaaAACGAAAGTATATCAAATTACAATTTCTGAATTATCCATGAACCTGTATGTCATTGATATATCATGTAATTGGTGACAAAAACCCCTACTTTCTTTTTGCCAATAGAAAAACTAGGACATATATGAGCTATTTGGGAtatacatgcatacatacatatgtacacaaacatacatacatacGCACGCATGCATTTATGTACTTATGTATAGGTAGGATCAAACGAAACCGATATAAAACTTAGCTAGCGCAAAAAGCTAATGGCCAACTAACTAGTTTAATTCATTCACTactgtttttttctctctttaagcccttcaaaaaaaaaaaaaaaactaacttaaTTTGTAGTGCTATTCATGCATTGTGTGAAAAGCTGGTGATTAGTTATTTGTCTGTCAGTTGATGCCTTTGAATAGAATATATGTACAATTGCATATTGTAGGTCGAAGGCGTTTGGTCGGTCTCACACTTTTACACATGTTAGTGAGGTTCATCCCTGCTTGCCTGAGTGTATCTCAGAAACCCCCGAGTTTGAACTCTCTCTCCAAACACATTTCATTGAGCAAATTCAAAAGAGGAATAAGAAGGTGTTGCCTTAAACGGCCTCAAATACTACCTTCTACTTCTGGAGATGCTGTTGGCTTGAGTGTCTTTGTGCTCTCTGACTTGCACACAGACTATGCAGAGAACATGAAATGGGTGAAGTCCCTGTCAACTGTGAGACACAGGAAAGATGTTCTTCTCGTTGCAGGTGATGTGGCAGAAACATATGACAACTTTGTTTTGACTATGTCTCTCCTGAAGGATGGATTTGAGCATGTCTTCTATGTACCAGGAAACCATGATCTTTGGTGTCGGGATGGACAAGATAATGTAAGAAACATAATTTCTTTGCTAGGACTTTGCGTCCTCTACAATCAGCCGAATCTGTtaaatttaagtatttaatAGCTGAAAATGTACTAGGTTTATATATGTCTTCCTTTGCGTGTGTATCTATGCATGTACACATGAATACTCATTTAGCAATTTATCAGGTTATCAATGTGTATGTTATTTATTGAATGAGTTACTGAGCGAGCCAAATGGGATCAAATGTTGGGATACTCTAGCTCAGTTTGGTTGATATTGAATCCAGTTGCTTGAATTAAGCATTATTAACCCTGTAAGTCTGGTGTTTGACAATGTTTAAGCTTGTTTATCAGTGTAATGGTGTAGCTTAGtggtaaaaataatatattttagtTGGCATTGCCCATAGATGAGGGTATGGAGTTGGAAAAACCACATTAATCCTTATTGTCTTGTGTGGacgtttcttttttattttttaatgtggtGTGCTTTTGTTAGTCCATATTGCAACAATTCATAGTGGAACCCCaatcccaccaaaaaaaaaaagagaactgGTATCAAGTCGTGTTTGTTGAACAATATTGATGAAGCTGTTTCAACTGTTCATCATCTCTTCTGTACCGTCCTTTTCTCAATTATTTTGTCAGCCTCTAGCTTGGCTTGTCAACTGATTGAAATAGAAACTAAAAGCTTGGGTTTTGCTTCTTTAGGCTGGTGAAAGACAGAGAGAGCTTATTAACTATCCTAGCTTGAGCGAAATGCTTTTGTTTTACATACTTATTACTAAAAGCTCTAATTTCTCCAATGTGTATCTTACTTGGTGGGGCGCCTAAGAAAGCTAACACTCATGCAATTTGGGTTCCGCTTGATCTAAAAGCCAGCCCTTTCTAAACTTAAGCTCCCCTTCCTTGATTATTAAATAACTCTGTAGGAGAATCTTAACAATCTGGACCTGATTCTTTAGACTAACTGCTTGTTTTGTTTAGAAGCCTTGATTTATTTATAAACCTCCCCACATACacccctctccctctctgttAGTTTTCTCGTTGAACCTTTTACATAATGTAGCGTCATCTGATGTGTAGTTCTGTTATGAGATAGACATTGAAAATTGCTCTCTCTAGTCTGGGATTTTCTTGTATTCATTCATCTTTGAATGCTTAGTAATGACATTAACTGCATCTGTTTCACAATGTGGTTCTTGTTAATACTCactcttcaatttctttttatgaTACTTCAATGCTTACTTTCTACTTATGGAAAAAATCGTCTCAGCATCTAGAGTTGTATTTTCAGGATGATTCTCTTGAAAAGCTAAATAAATTGCTTGATGCATGTAGAGGACTTGGAGTTGAGACCAATCCCATGGTTATAGATGGCTTGGGAATTATTCCTTTATTCTCCTGGTACCATGAGGTGATTGGTTTACTGGTGTTCATTATACATCCTTTTTGCAGTTTTTAGCTACTCTATCATTCATGACTGGTTCCATCGGGTGCTTAATTATGCATTTATGTATGGACACACACTCTTGTATTGCAGAGCTTTGATCGAGAGAAGGATATAACTGGCTTCTACATCCCGTCTTTGGAGATGGTGATTCACTTTCTTTCTTACTAGTAAGGGTTTTCATGTGCATTTTACATCCTTTTCGCAGTTTTAGCCCCTTGATGACTTGTTCCATATAGGTTCCTATTGGTTTATTCTATGTGCAGTACATGATGTTGAAAGCCTTGGACCCAAGAACATTTTAATAGGACAAACAGCAGACCTAGTGTTTTCAGTGAAAATAATAATCACCTACTGCATAATAATTAAACAGAACAAGCAATGTGCCAAACATTTTCATGGTGCCTAACTAGTTGTGTTTGGAATGAAGGTTCCATTCCTAGATTGTTTGGGTTCTCAAAGAAAATCTTTTTGCATCCAACAAGCTCCATAGTGagtaacccaaaaaaaaataaaaaattgcttctttgcgccctttcttttcatttttattaataaaagatGAATTGGACaccaaacaaaatgtttaatTAGCACATGTGAAACAAATTACAGACTTATGTTTGTTTATGGAGAATGTCATCATTCTAAGTGGTCATCTTTATAGGTATTCTtctttttgattgtttttttggtgatttACTTGCCATAGAGGCTGCtttttgattgtttatttgGTGATTTACTTGCCATAGAGGCTGTTATTTGTGCGACACTTCATCCCATTTGAAATTGGGGTGTTGGACACTTGAGTACACAACATCTATGACTGGCACTTGAGTATACAACACCTATGTCTGACCCTTTTTCGGAGAGGTAAAACAAGTTTATCTTTATTAACCAaaatttgtagacttatatGAGTGTTTTGCACTTTTGTTGATaaatttatacattttttaCGTTTTCTGAACGTTTTATGTTTCTTATCTATGTCAGCACCCAAACATCCATAAACAtaaatgttatattatttactCATGATGGAATATAGCAGGATCCCATACAGAATTCATGGACCAGCTGCGTCGAGCACCCATTTCTGTGTCAAAAGATGGCCCTCATGGCCATTTCCACAAACCATTGCATATAGGCTGGATATAGATAAtgttatttgaatttatttttgtggGCTGTTTTCACTTCCTGTATCGatctatttatatattatatttggtTACTTGGTTAACATCATTGAGGTTTTCATTTGACTGGCTTATAACAGTAGGTCCTCTAATTATGAAATGGTTATCTgcctatattttttatttctcatgtAGGCATGCAAGGACTTTCATGCATGTAAGTGGCCTGGGGAGCTTTCAAATGGGGATACCTCCCTTGCTTTGTACTTCGATGCAATTAACGAAAACAATCTGAATGAGATCAAGGAAATCCAGAGGACTTGTAGCCACATAATCACATTTTCTCACTTCGTTCCCAGGTCAGTTATTCACTCTTCTGAACATCTAATTTTCTTCGAATAGGTTCCTTCTCATGTAAAATTGGACAGTTGGATAATGTGCTGATTGTAGTTATGGCCAGGTTCTAAGAATCTTATACTACTAGCTGTTTAGCACATTTATCAGAATCAATGTTTATAATCTTAGTCATTTTGGATTCAGTACTCCCCACTACCCACTTTTTTGTACTGAAAAAAGACCCTCTTCATGGCCTTATTTTGATTGCCCAAAACTAGAGTTTTAAGACGTGCGATTGAAAGTAAGCAAGAAAATGGCTGCACATGCAATGGCTTTCACGCTAAGGTGATTGGTCATTGCTTGTTTCCCTTTCTTGGTTACATGTAGTCCCTTCAGTAGGCACATATTCATTGTGAGGCCTGTTAAAATTCCAGCTATTACAATCCATTTTTCTGTTTGGTATGTCTTTAGTTGTATTGTATTGCTGAAATAGGATTTGGTATTGAAGCccctctttttcatttttgggcAATACAATTTTTAGGCCTTCATGTAAGTATATTACTCTACAACATTTCAGTTATGGCTAATTTTTAGGTTTGGACGCATTTGTGGAGGAAATATCAATCAGTGGACCATGgaaaaatgctacacacactccctgatgtggcaataaaaatcataattggatacaaaattcaatagtgatccaTCCAAAATCTAATGGTTATTTTTACTGCCACGTCAGggagtgtgtgtagcattttCTTCTGGACCATGATTGTGTATGCTTTGCTCACCTTGGGCCTTGGCTTAGGTACTAAAGAGGTTGAGTGGGGATGGGGTAGGTTTTAGTTTCAAATCTTACAATTTAATATAGATGTATTTaggttttcctatatatatatatgtgtgtgtgtgtgtgtgtgcgcgtgtcgtttaatttattttcttttaatttttaatatggaAACAATATCCTACTTGCCAATGGTTGGCTGAAAATTCAGAACTCTTCCTTTAAAAGGGGGCCCCTATTGTCCCATAGTTGAAAATTCTGAGAGGATCTGATGAAGGGCAGATTTGCATTTCCAGTAATAGCAATGCAGTGTGTTTGTAGGTTTAATTGGTGGTAAAGTTTGGGGAAAAGATTGTACTTTTTGAAGTTCTAAAGTATGGGAAAGGGATTTGGGTTTAAAATTGGCTCAAAAGGATTCAACCTTGATGGCATTTTAACTGCTGCAAACCAAATTGAAGTTGCAGGATTATTCGAATCGGTGAATCTGTGTATAACTGTTTTGGGGTGTTATGGAGGTCATCTTACAGGTCGAGTTagagaaaaagaatgaaaaatatttggattCGGGGTTGGTTTATTGTGTCACAGCACGGTTGAAAATTaatggaaagaagaaaaggacAAGATAAACCTATTAAGCACACTTTCTTATAGCTTCAA from Corylus avellana chromosome ca6, CavTom2PMs-1.0 includes the following:
- the LOC132184010 gene encoding uncharacterized protein LOC132184010 isoform X1; amino-acid sequence: MLVRFIPACLSVSQKPPSLNSLSKHISLSKFKRGIRRCCLKRPQILPSTSGDAVGLSVFVLSDLHTDYAENMKWVKSLSTVRHRKDVLLVAGDVAETYDNFVLTMSLLKDGFEHVFYVPGNHDLWCRDGQDNDDSLEKLNKLLDACRGLGVETNPMVIDGLGIIPLFSWYHESFDREKDITGFYIPSLEMACKDFHACKWPGELSNGDTSLALYFDAINENNLNEIKEIQRTCSHIITFSHFVPRQELCPEKRMLFYPKLPKIIGSDYLEVRIRSIHGIQGSASACHVFGHTHFCWDAVVDGIRYVQAPLAYPRERKRRMNGGENWLPFCIYIDGKFADTLSPCYWSDYYSANQRTPHNTKLAPWVARFYNQT
- the LOC132184010 gene encoding uncharacterized protein LOC132184010 isoform X2 — its product is MLVRFIPACLSVSQKPPSLNSLSKHISLSKFKRGIRRCCLKRPQILPSTSGDAVGLSVFVLSDLHTDYAENMKWVKSLSTVRHRKDVLLVAGDVAETYDNFVLTMSLLKDGFEHVFYVPGNHDLWCRDGQDNACKDFHACKWPGELSNGDTSLALYFDAINENNLNEIKEIQRTCSHIITFSHFVPRQELCPEKRMLFYPKLPKIIGSDYLEVRIRSIHGIQGSASACHVFGHTHFCWDAVVDGIRYVQAPLAYPRERKRRMNGGENWLPFCIYIDGKFADTLSPCYWSDYYSANQRTPHNTKLAPWVARFYNQT
- the LOC132184010 gene encoding uncharacterized protein LOC132184010 isoform X3, translating into MKWVKSLSTVRHRKDVLLVAGDVAETYDNFVLTMSLLKDGFEHVFYVPGNHDLWCRDGQDNDDSLEKLNKLLDACRGLGVETNPMVIDGLGIIPLFSWYHESFDREKDITGFYIPSLEMACKDFHACKWPGELSNGDTSLALYFDAINENNLNEIKEIQRTCSHIITFSHFVPRQELCPEKRMLFYPKLPKIIGSDYLEVRIRSIHGIQGSASACHVFGHTHFCWDAVVDGIRYVQAPLAYPRERKRRMNGGENWLPFCIYIDGKFADTLSPCYWSDYYSANQRTPHNTKLAPWVARFYNQT